Proteins from one Podospora pseudoanserina strain CBS 124.78 chromosome 1, whole genome shotgun sequence genomic window:
- a CDS encoding hypothetical protein (COG:T; EggNog:ENOG503P6J7) has protein sequence MSGPLYKSLKGSLITSSLGEIQFLPRSVVEEKVTIEKITPHLSFGSRLYTLVSEDSLARQIHQQARKVFAILVLIGKPSAIQTLFTKDGLIDDHLPLEVVKNGEHDAIVSSTTQKTFPTFDNWGDPAAVDSFLEKQYLVLAPVFHTAGQALKLNRSHPLPFEECTWKASGSGSVSVYHGRLHPSHQLPPFTATSYDRIAIKEIPDKKAFDREKENLDRIQSLHHKHLIRLLGSCEKGSVNYFFFPWAAGGNLRDLWHLQGDGSRTSLWTPQTIAWALDQMLGLVDAIRILHDNGIRHGDIKPQNILHFPEATQGSGKIGGRLVLADVGVSKFHHEATALRNEATNTRDATISYEAPEATSEFRNGKPRPRRYDMWSLGCMFLEFVVWLQYEFEAVEMFRKQRMPRRGDPRTAPGNFFTQSTTDGGPATIHSKVIDAIGLLRDDPRCCSDGDSTTAVEDLITLIERDLLQIDPEKRAKAPALHKNLNRIVQRAHRDPQYLCRLVNPSPEIPRFFQRSKRRDSKGSTRKLSLSSSSSVSSYAGSSFTPTDTGRSRRSSVSSVSNVGRMSKMSLGDEAAVIEEES, from the exons ATGTCAGGGCCTCTTTATAAGTCGCTGAAAGGCAGCCTTATCACGTCAAGCCTTGGCGAAATCCAGTTTCTACCGCGGAGCGTTGTGGAAGAAAAAGTTACCATTGAGAAAATCACCCCACATCTCAGTTTTGGATCACGACTTTACACTCTGGTCTCCGAAGATAGCCTGGCCCGTCAGATTCATCAACAGGCAAGGAAGGTGTTTGCTATTCTTGTCCTTATCGGCAAGCCATCAGCAATCCAGACCTTATTCACGAAGGACGGCCTTATCGATGatcatctccctcttgaGGTTGTCAAAAATGGAGAGCATGATGCCATCGTCTCTTCAACCACTCAGAAAACGTTTCCGACGTTCGACAACTGGGGAGATCCGGCTGCCGTCGACAGCTTTCTCGAGAAGCAATACCTTGTTCTGGCACCAGTGTTTCACACAGCTGGCCAGGCCCTGAAGTTGAACCGCAGTCATCCCCTACCCTTCGAGGAATGCACATGGAAGGCGAGCGGGAGTGGCAGCGTATCGGTCTATCATGGCAGACTTCATCCGTCCCACCAGTTGCCTCCTTTCACG GCCACCTCGTACGACAGGATCGCTATCAAAGAAATCCCGGACAAGAAAGCCTTCGACCGAGAAAAGGAGAACCTCGACAGAATCCAATCCTTACACCACAAGCATCTGATACGTCTTCTCGGAAGCTGCGAGAAAGGTTCCGTAAAttacttcttcttcccttgGGCAGCTGGTGGTAATCTGAGGGACCTTTGGCACCTCCAAGGGGATGGCTCACGCACGAGCTTGTGGACACCGCAGACCATTGCATGGGCTCTCGATCAAATGCTTGGTCTTGTGGATGCCATCAGAATCCTCCACGACAATGGAATCCGCCATGGGGACATCAAACCCCAGAATATCCTTCACTTTCCTGAAGCCACCCAAGGATCCGGTAAAATTGGAGGTAGACTTGTCCTTGCGGATGTCGGAGTGTCCAAGTTTCACCACGAGGCGACGGCACTCAGAAACGAGGCCACAAACACTCGAGATGCGACCATATCTTACGAAGCCCCTGAGGCTACCTCCGAGTTCAGAAACGGAAAACCAAGGCCTCGTCGCTATGACATGTGGTCACTGGGCTGCATGTTTTTGGAGTTTGTGGTCTGGCTTCAATACGAATTCGAGGCCGTCGAGATGTTTCGCAAACAGCGGATGCCGCGACGAGGAGACCCCAGGACAGCTCCTGGAAACTTTTTCACACAGTCCACCACTGACGGTGGCCCGGCGACTATTCATTCCAAAGTGATTGATGCAATCGGGCTTCTGCGAGATGACCCTCGCTGCTGCAGTGACGGGGACAGCACTACCGCTGTGGAGGATCTCATCACCTTGATTGAGCGAGATCTTTTGCAGATAGATCCTGAAAAGCGCGCCAAAGCACCTGCACTACACAAGAACCTCAACCGGATTGTGCAACGGGCGCACCGGGACCCTCAGTACCTCTGCCGACTTGTCAACCCTTCCCCCGAGATTCCCAGGTTCTTCCAAAGGAGTAAGCGGAGAGATAGCAAAGGAAGTACTAGAAAGCTCTCTttgtcatcctcctcgtctgtcAGCAGTTATGCGGGCTCTTCATTTACGCCAACCGACACAGGGAGAAGTCGACGGTCATCTGTTTCATCGGTCTCCAATGTTGGACGAATGTCAAAAATGTCTTTAGGTGACGAGGCCGCGGTGATTGAGGAGGAATCatga
- a CDS encoding hypothetical protein (COG:G; COG:O; EggNog:ENOG503P073): MAFTHSSLRLLPLIFLFLSLGSALPSKHLNRQAAPSYTSLGCFKDNEGGQRALTGGSYAADDMTVASCASFCSKFELFAVSYGRECYCGQSVSNGNTEVDDADCSFPCGGDASEKCGAGNRVNLYSNDHPSIRSPATLPGIASLGCFVDTAARILPHNIIGSDDMTAAKCAENCADYDFFGTQWSRECFCGSILPTEQATASDCSMPCSGDDNELCGAGMRLNVYSFDKETTTTSSSEPTSSPTSEPATPVAIIDGFEYLGCYNDNVPQRVLGGKVVVDTAMTLERCASECKDGGYALFGVQYSSECFCGTSLDVDSVQVPEAECAMACSGNSLQKCGAGNRLSLYADPGIEQTETTNPESIGQFTYRSCWTDDVGNRSLADLEHRTDDMTVAKCADICQEYTYFGVEYGRECYCGDKLVGQAALEKECSVLCVGGGYNWCGGPLRLNLYAKDAITTTASTTVFETFTTSEVESTTVPERTTTASDIITTADEPSSTVSETLTTTVEEISISTEEPGTTTEEFTTTTEKSTILTEEPTALTEESTTSTEELTSPTTEEPTTTFTVEASTTVEPSTTSDMVLSTTTLLPFIGPDNNRNFDHHDTRPQLSHDHQMSSNPNVGRPEMCYDSSLPGQCELLASTLYQPQAMSMYLSNCHYILTRYGLQPNPVTCFPTSTAASPDAAAATSTIRSVHSCLQSSYVCSKVMTCETSTYPVGKVPVPTQSVGVETLSDGGFESGQFGSWNLTGDTRLLTGQISAFQARTGNYSYYVYNPNYYHAGLVLTRRVVGVEPGKYYRFKANVWISNNQVNNYIQLSVSPPGLGQQFMQRYSTASVWREIAIHFTTTSSWLELQLTVVAQPMYINNPQQWEGPNSIFIDDISLVRLGY; the protein is encoded by the exons ATGGCTTTCACTCATTCAAGCCTACGGCTCTTGCCTCTAATCTTTCTGTTTCTTTCACTCGGTTCTGCCCTTCCCAGCAAGCACTTGAACCGACAGGCTGCGCCTTCCTACACTTCTCTCGGCTGCTTCAAGGACAACGAGGGTGGCCAAAGAGCGCTTACTGGCGGAAGCTACGCAGCTGATGACATGACTGTTGCCAGCTGCGCATCATTCTGCTCCAAGTTCGAGTTGTTTGCTGTCTCTTACGGCCGTGAGTGTTACTGCGGTCAATCAGTCTCAAACGGCAACACTGAGGTGGATGATGCCGACTGCTCTTTCCCATGTGGAGGAGATGCAAGCGAGAAATGCGGCGCTGGCAACAGGGTCAACCTGTACTCCAACGACCACCCATCGATTCGAAGCCCTGCAACCCTACCCGGCATTGCTTCACTCGGCTGTTTCGTCGACACCGCTGCTCGCATCCTACCACACAACATCATCGGCTCCGATGACATGACGGCTGCGAAATGCGCGGAGAATTGTGCTGATTACGACTTCTTTGGCACGCAATGGTCCCGTGAGTGCTTTTGTGGCTCGATCTTGCCAACAGAACAGGCAACAGCATCGGATTGCTCCATGCCTTGCTCAGGCGATGACAATGAGCTATGCGGTGCCGGCATGCGGTTGAATGTCTATAGCTTCGATAAGGAAACaacgacaacctcctcctccgagcCCACGTCTTCACCGACATCTGAGCCAGCTACACCCGTGGCCATCATCGATGGGTTCGAATACCTAGGTTGCTACAACGATAATGTCCCACAACGCGTCTTGGGAGGAAAGGTTGTGGTGGATACTGCCATGACATTGGAAAGGTGTGCTTCGGAGTGCAAGGACGGCGGGTATGCACTTTTTGGCGTTCAGTACAGCTCCGAGTGCTTCTGTGGCACCTCTCTCGATGTCGATAGTGTTCAGGTCCCCGAGGCAGAATGTGCCATGGCATGCAGTGGTAACTCATTGCAGAAGTGTGGTGCTGGCAACCGGTTGAGTCTTTATGCTGATCCTGGCATTGAGCAAACCGAAACGACTAACCCGGAATCCATTGGCCAGTTTACTTACCGATCTTGCTGGAcggatgatgttggcaacCGGTCTCTTGCCGATTTAGAGCACCGGACAGACGACATGACGGTAGCCAAATGCGCAGATATCTGCCAAGAATATACATACTTTGGTGTCGAGTATGGGAGGGAGTGCTACTGCGGTGACAAGCTTGTTGGTCAGGCTGCTTTGGAAAAAGAGTGCAGTGTTCTGTGCGTGGGTGGAGGTTATAACTGGTGTGGTGGACCTCTCCGGCTGAACCTGTATGCGAAAGACGCTATCACTACAACTGCGTCCACCACTGTTTTCGAGACTTTCACCACCTCCGAGGTTGAATCAACTACAGTGCCAGAGCGAACTACCACTGCCTCTGACATTATCACCACGGCAGATGAGCCATCAAGCACTGTTTCGGAAACTTTGACCACAACAGTCGAGGAAATCTCGATCTCGACCGAAGAACCAGGCACCACGACTGAGGAATTCACCACAACAACCGAGAAGTCAACCATCTTAACCGAGGAGCCAACCGCATTGACCGAGGAATCAACCACGTCCACAGAGGAGCTgacctctccaaccaccGAGGAGCCTACTACGACATTCACCGTTGAAGCGAGCACCACCGTTGAACCGTCAACAACTTCGGACATGGTCTTGTCAACAACGACTCTG CTCCCATTCATTGGCCCCGACAACAACCGCAACTTCGACCACCACGACACAAGGCCCCAGCTCAGTCACGATCACCAGAtgtcctccaaccccaacgtgG GAAGACCTGAGATGTGCTACGACAGCTCTCTCCCCGGTCAATGCGAACTGCTTGCATCGACATTGTACCAACCTCAGGCGATGTCCATGTACTTGTCCAACTGTCACTACATTCTCACCCGCTATGGCCTGCAGCCAAACCCGGTCACATGCTTCCCtacctcaacagcagccagtCCAgatgccgctgctgccacctCGACTATCAGAAGTGTTCACTCATGCTTACAATCCTCCTATGTCTGCAGTAAAGTCATGACCTGCGAAACAAGCACCTATCCTGTCGGCAAGGTTCCCGTGCCAACTCAGAGCGTTGGCGTCGAGACTCTCAGCGATGGTGGCTTCGAGAGCGGGCAATTTGGTAGCTGGAACTTGACTGGAGACACCAGGCTCTTGACTGGCCAAATCTCGGCTTTTCAGGCCAGGACAGGAAATTATAGCTACTATGTCTACAACCCCAACTATTACCATGCCGGCCTCGTGCTCACGAGACGAGTCGTCGGTGTGGAACCGGGAAAATACTATCGTTTCAAGGCCAATGTTTGGATTTCGAATAATCAGGTCAACAACTATATCCAGCTGAGTGTATCTCCGCCGGGGCTTGGTCAGCAGTTTATGCAGCGCTACAGTACGGCGAGCGTGTGGAGGGAGATTGCAATACATTTTACGACGACGTCTTCTTGGCTTGAGTTGCAGCTTACTGTTGTTGCACAGCCGATGTATATCAACAACCCGCAGCAGTGGGAGGGGCCGAATAGTATCTTTATTGATGATATTAGTTTGGTGCGTTTGGGGTACTAG
- a CDS encoding hypothetical protein (COG:F; EggNog:ENOG503P1JH), with protein MRTNLEIVQECDNFPYPNLTNNTAYTKAIEPLWLFFLPDDLEPHGFLIQSVVDRMPWTPSFRLIPESKQVHLLKYPGRKEWQTACNEAIDELLDLTRAKKAFPRLGKKRDEKFPIVGAKFDIGIERSAMSLFGIIGQGAHMTVYTRTSLGEMKFWIPRRNANKSTYPNMLDQAVAGGVAQGETPFECIVREAGEEAALDEEVVRRDVVAAGTVTWFNVSDEKAGGEVGLMNPGVLYVYDLEVGREVVFKPVDDDIQAFHLMSVDEVRDAMRNGEFKPSCAAVMMDFFVRHGFITAENEVDYVEIVSRLHRKLPFRTSPGF; from the exons ATGCGGACCAATCTAGAAATCGTCCAAGAATGCGACAA CTTCCCCTACCCCAACCtaaccaacaacaccgcctACACCAAAGCCATTGAACCACTATGGCTCTTCTTTCTCCCAGACGACCTAGAACCCCACGGCTTTCTCATCCAATCAGTAGTCGACCGCATGCCATGGACCCCCTCCTTCCGCCTCATCCCCGAAAGCAAACAAGTCCACCTTCTCAAATACCCCGGAAGAAAAGAGTGGCAAACCGCCTGCAACGAAGCAATCGATGAACTCCTCGATCTTACCCGTGCCAAAAAGGCTTTTCCCCGCCTAGGCAAGAAAAGAGATGAGAAGTTCCCTATCGTCGGCGCCAAATTCGATATTGGGATCGAAAGGTCAGCGATGAGCTTGTTCGGGATTATTGGACAGGGTGCTCACATGACGGTTTACACTCGTACGTCattgggggagatgaagttCTGGATTCCGAGGCGGAATGCCAACAAGTCGACTTATCCCAATATGCTGGATcaggctgttgctggtggggtgGCGCAGGGGGAGACGCCGTTTGAGTGCATCGTTCgtgaggcgggggaggaggccgcgttggatgaggaggtggtgaggagggatgTTGTTGCGGCGGGGACGGTGACGTGGTTCAATGTTTCTGATGAGAAGgcgggtggggaggtgggtttgatGAATCCGGGCGTATTGTATGTTTATGATCTGGAGGTTGGGCGAGAGGTGGTTTTCAAGccggtggatgatgatattCAGGCTTTTCATTTGATGAGTGTGGATGAGGTGAGAGATGCGATGAGGAATGGGGAGTTTAAGCCGAGTTGTGCGGCGGTCATGATGGATTTCTTTGTGAGGCATGGGTTTATCACGGCGGAGAATGAAGTGGATTATGTTGAGATTGTGTCGAGGCTGCATCGTAAGCTGCCGTTTAGAACCAGCCCTGGTTTTTGA
- a CDS encoding hypothetical protein (COG:C; EggNog:ENOG503NUT1): MSLRQKHRPSFCYCNMGTMRRFFGRRRKPPPDTYQVPAVARPNPEEELRSLRRRLVQSFVTSALPSGKEFLPVTEIDKLVNYATIRLVLPEKASTDVIDFVCGHGKTLFLILVVGNEASPNDLLAIMESCQKHSMTDEHLPVDRIPCVGGKLPCHQRVAHHKAWDVFHDKLWAHISFRFFQDQAMFTAPVILKDKFIYELKEGCVLPITWKAQKPHIGHFSTVYEAEVHHAHHQDDRYFGEPLKVALKQLKPLTSEPGYNVETAWNHEASALEEINKLHHKHLIRPLAALRCGPEHYIMFEWADGGSLRELWESQGPKPKDLDPDRIMSVIEEVLGIVGALSTLHGTNNRTKTGNVVRRAADLAGMAAGERLTVPVPHSVKPREGETKDYSPITTPDTSKSPRNVPEIHVRFVEPSDDEVSFRSEDPNRSYVSEESDASSDEHWRHGDLKPENILQFNQSQTNDSRWLGTLKIADLGLAKQHVFATARRKEVTNQKFTTSHYEAPEAVANLHLPRSRRFDIWSIGCVILEFVIIILYGNDGLASFYDQHEIRENPHTDTLYFTVDRNVARVSDIASHWIAEILNDPECNRAGGSALADIVRLVRDRLLVVELPSENMVPSQISRCRADAGELKDKLEAIWGKAIHDESQGGDYLCFRKDRANIAPPAPLQVMKPKRTAAKSRLGDDLLKTQPNLEVREPYQYRYDSGKMTN; this comes from the exons ATGTCTTTACGACAAAAACACCGTCCGTCCTTCTGTTATTGTAACATGGGTACCATGCGGCGCTTCTTTGGTCGTCGTCGAAAACCTCCCCCTGATACTTACCAGGTACCCGCTGTGGCGAGACCCAATCCAGAGGAAGAACTTAGGAGTCTCCGGAGAAGGCTAGTACAGTCTTTTGTCACCAGCGCCCTCCCTAGCGGCAAGGAATTCCTCCCAGTCACAGAAATCGATAAATTGGTCAACTATGCAACCATTCGGCTGGTGCTTCCAGAAAAGGCTTCGACTGATGTGATTGATTTTGTTTGCGGTCACGGAAAGACACTGTTTCTTATTCTAGTGGTTGGCAATGAGGCTTCTCCAAATGACCTGTTGGCTATCATGGAGAGTTGCCAGAAACACAGCATGACAGACGAACACCTCCCGGTCGACCGTATACCCTGCGTTGGGGGAAAGTTACCATGCCATCAACGCGTTGCCCACCACAAGGCATGGGACGTATTTCATGACAAACTCTGGGCGCACATATCGTTTCGATTCTTTCAAGACCAAGCAATGTTCACAGCACCTGTTATTCTGAAAGACAAGTTCATATACGAGCTGAAGGAAGGATGTGTGCTCCCAATCACCTGGAAAGCCCAGAAGCCGCATATTGGCCATTTCAGTACGGTCTATGAGGCAGAAGTTCACCatgcccatcaccaagacgACAGATACTTCGGAGAGCCGCTCAAGGTTGCATTGAAACAGCTGAAACCACTAACTTCGGAACCTGGATACAATGTGGAAACGGCTTGGAACCACGAGGCCTCTGCCTTGGAGGAGATAAACAAGCTGCACCATAAACATCTCATCCGCCCATTAGCCGCCTTGCGATGTGGTCCGGAGCACTACATCATGTTTGAGTGGGCAGACGGAGGCAGTCTTCGAGAGCTCTGGGAAAGCCAAGGCCCAAAGCCGAAAGACCTTGACCCTGATCGAATCATGTCGGTCATTGAAGAGGTTCTCGGCATAGTCGGTGCCCTTTCAACCCTCCACGGCACAAACAACAGGACCAAGACTGGCAACGTGGTCCGACGGGCAGCAGATCTGGCAGGTATGGCAGCTGGTGAAAGATTGACCGTACCTGTTCCGCATTCGGTCAAACCGCGAGAGGGGGAAACAAAAGATTACAGCCCCATCACAACCCCCGATACATCCAAGTCCCCGAGAAATGTACCCGAGATTCACGTTCGATTCGTTGAACCATCAGACGATGAAGTTTCTTTTAGAAGCGAAGACCCTAACCGATCTTATGTCAGCGAGGAGAGCGATGCAAGCAGCGATGAACATTGGCGACATGGCGATCTGAAGCCAGAGAATATTTTACAGTTCAACCAGTCACAGACCAACGATTCCCGTTGGCTGGGAACGTTGAAAATTGCCGACCTTGGCCTGGCCAAACAGCACGTCTTTGCCACCGCTCGAAGAAAGGAAGTGACAAACCAGAAATTCACGACATCTCATTACGAGGCTCCCGAAGCTGTCGCCAATCTACATCTCCCAAGGTCACGCCGCTTCGATATCTGGTCTATCGGTTGCGTTATTCTCGAATTCGTTATCATCATTTTGTACGGGAACGATGGGTTGGCGAGCTTCTATGACCAACATGAAATCCGCGAGAACCCGCACACAGACACTCTTTACTTCACAGTGGACCGAAATGTTGCCCGAGTGAGTGACATTGCGAGTCATTGGATCGCTGAGATTTTGAATGATCCAGAATGCAACCGGGCCGGTGGTTCGGCACTCGCAGATATCGTTCGACTTGTTAGGGACAGacttcttgttgttgagttACCCAGTGAAAACATGGTGCCTAGCCAGATTAGCAGATGCCGAGCTGATGCTGGCGAGCTGAAGGATAAGTTGGAAGCTATTTGGGGGAAGGCAATACATGATGAGTCTCAGGGAGGCGATTACCTTTGCTTTAGGAAAGACCGAGCAAATAttgcaccaccagcacccctCCAAGTAATGAAGCCCAAGAGGACAGCAGCAAAAAGCCGACTAGGGGATGATCTTCTCAAAACACAGCCGAATCTG GAGGTACGTGAGCCGTATCAGTATCGATATGACTCCGGCAAGATGACCAACTGA